aatttaaaaattaaatgcgACTTTAGATCTCATATGGCGTAGTTTAAAATGCAAAGTTCAAAGAAAATGAatgttgtaaaaatcttggttttGAGGCATCTgtcattctctctctctctcttgtttttcatttttacattattttagttttaacttttaaaatttatgtggTAAATTTAACTtttccttaaaattttattttaaattatactacATAAGATTTGATCTATCATTTAATGATTGAGTTAATAGTTTTAATAATAGAATGACCTAATTGATATAACATCGATAGTTTAGAgatgtaattaaaatatttagaaGTTTggagatcaatttaaaataaaaataatagtttaGAGATGTgtgatgaattttttttttttaatttgtgaaTTGATGCGATGgattatacatatttaattaatgtCTACCTAGCTCTACCTAGCTCTACATAATATTGTTGTTGCACAACTAATACAGATACACTGCTATCTAAATCCGTTGATACAAGTAGATCTCCGACCACCCCTAATTCAGGGAATTCACACCATTCCGCTAAACCCATCGTTTGTACCGATTCCACCTTGTATCGCCTACCGACGATGATCAAATCGTAGTTGTTCACGATCGATCTAATGACCCCCGCGGCTTGTGGCCCGTCGTTGGAAACTTCCTCCGCATACATTATGTTGCAACTGTTACCAACTTCATTTTTTTGCTTAACATCTTTCAAAACCTCGGAATCGAGTATGCCGTCCCAGTCCATGATATTTCCGGAATAATGATGATCAGCAATGAGACGGATTACGGTCAGATTCACTTGAGGGTCACGTGCCATCCTTTTGGCTAACGTTAAAGCCTCCCGATCGTCTTTCCCGCCTATGAAAAGCATCCCGATTGAGCAGGTTGGCATCCTTGATGATGTCTTCAATGTCTTCTTTCCCCTATCGTCTACCCCGCGGTCAATGAGGATCCCTACCGAGCACGGTGCTCGGTCCAGGACACTACAATTCACGTTCCGCATCATACTGTTTTCGTCTTCGACTGATCCGTCAGTGGAGAATTTCCTATGGAAGGGAAGGATTATAAAAGACGTTTGCTTGTTGAGTGCCATAGTACAGATATCTTCGTGCATGAGCTTAGGCGGCGAGATTGCCGTGAAAGCATAAACTGTAACGGAATCCCAATTGTTCTGTTCGTATTGATTGTAAGCAAAGATGTTTTCTAAAGAACTTAGGGCACTGTTTTCATTCTTTTGGTGAGCTATAAACACAGGAGAATCACGTCCTTTTAGTTCAACAATATGAAGGGCAAAAACAACTTGAGGACTCTCCTTCGTAGGACATGTAAGGTCAAGCAACTCGATGATGGTGGAGACGTTTTCGGATCTATGAGTGCATGCAAGAACCCGAATCTCGGAATCGGGTTTTAAGTGCATTAAGGTTCGTTTTTCATACCCTGCATATCTTCTCGAATCCGGGTCGTAAAGCAACTTCACCAAGACTGGGACTATAGTTGAATTTACAAGGATACCGAGTACCAAGACACTAAAAGTTGCTGTGGACATAATCTGCAAATGAAAAATTACATTCAGTGTTTAATTTACGAAACGATGGAGATTCGAACTCAACCGAGTTTTCGATCTGTACCTTATTATCTATGAAACTGCAAAAATATGATAATTCCACAATCCCTTTGCTGCTCATGATTAAAGCAAATGCCAATGAGTCCTTTAAGGGCATTAAGCTCCAAAATGTGGCTATAAAACATGATATAACTTTTGCAAGGAACGTTACACAAACAAAAATGATACTAAATAGGAATGTAGATCGATTCTCCATCATCGATTTCACATCGACTCGCATTGTTGATGTGGTTGTGAAGACTGCGAGAAAAACACCATTGACAAAGCATTCAAGCTTGTCTACCAAGGC
Above is a genomic segment from Gossypium arboreum isolate Shixiya-1 chromosome 8, ASM2569848v2, whole genome shotgun sequence containing:
- the LOC108468509 gene encoding cation/H(+) antiporter 4-like yields the protein MGDAPPTYLPYGNNTLEVCFSGEVNSAGIWENLSYPSVFLSYPLPRLELQILLTFLCSHFIYLIVKPLGITFFATQMLAGLLLGHTVLGKLDTVNELLFSQRSGIEIIDTTGLFGFVMFMFLMGVKMDLTVAFRSTKRAAVIGFISILAPITVGLIIFEAFKKPEQSKEVNLERLLGTTIESLTSFSVIACLLSELNILNSELGRLALSASAIADVGTLILVFIFSSMAKWAIAPSVAAVNTAGSIAFVVILFFVCRPVMFWVIKTTPDGKPIKEVYIMFIVMMAIGSSIFTHFFSDSPLIGAFVFGLSVPDGPPLGSALVDKLECFVNGVFLAVFTTTSTMRVDVKSMMENRSTFLFSIIFVCVTFLAKVISCFIATFWSLMPLKDSLAFALIMSSKGIVELSYFCSFIDNKIMSTATFSVLVLGILVNSTIVPVLVKLLYDPDSRRYAGYEKRTLMHLKPDSEIRVLACTHRSENVSTIIELLDLTCPTKESPQVVFALHIVELKGRDSPVFIAHQKNENSALSSLENIFAYNQYEQNNWDSVTVYAFTAISPPKLMHEDICTMALNKQTSFIILPFHRKFSTDGSVEDENSMMRNVNCSVLDRAPCSVGILIDRGVDDRGKKTLKTSSRMPTCSIGMLFIGGKDDREALTLAKRMARDPQVNLTVIRLIADHHYSGNIMDWDGILDSEVLKDVKQKNEVGNSCNIMYAEEVSNDGPQAAGVIRSIVNNYDLIIVGRRYKVESVQTMGLAEWCEFPELGVVGDLLVSTDLDSSVSVLVVQQQYYVELGRAR